One Arvicanthis niloticus isolate mArvNil1 chromosome X, mArvNil1.pat.X, whole genome shotgun sequence genomic window, GCACCATTGTAGTTTGGATGACTGAAAATGTTTACACACATTACCCCTAAATAAAGCAGGTTTGTGGCAAAAGAacttaggaaaatgaaaaaaatctaccaaaaggTAATTTTGGAAGTAAAGAAAGAACAGTTTCATTTAGCCACAGCTTCCATGGACTTCTCATACTTTTAGCAAACCTAAACCTATGGCAAAGAAATCAATATCAGATACTTTGATGTCTGCCTTGATTCTATAGGAAAGTAATTCTAAACTTGTTactcatgacccctttgggataGAATGATTCTTTCATGGGGGTGTCCTATgactattggaaaacacagatatttacatgattcATAACACTagaaaattgcagttatgaagtagcaacaaaaattaatttatggTTGAGAGGTCACCACAaaatgaggagctgtattaaagcaTCACTGCTTTAGGAAGGCTGAAAGAACTGCTATAAGAGGTCTTGGGAATTTCAAAAAGAATTTAAGTTTAAAATCAAATAACTACAGGATTCAAAAATAGTTATATGCTATTGGCCAACAAAAAGAATAATACTGACCAATTACAAATGAATTATCAATTATACCAAAGAAGACCctaaaattttgaaaatctaACCAGCAGACGACATTAGCTGAATGGTTTCCAAAAACAAACATGCTTGAAGAAAAAGGAAGTATTGTTAATCTTCTTGGTGGAAGATATTGCACATTTATTCACAGATCCCAATGGAATAATTTCAAGAGCTTTTCATGAACCAACTACAGTGTACAAGGAGTaaaccaaatattcaaagaacaacaacaacaacaaaaacagtttttGGAAACTAATAAAATGATGGATTGATAATTGGCCAGGAATGAAACTCTCAGTCATGACTTCCCTTGTTATAGTTACAGAAGTCATGATGTGATCCTGTACATAATGGTTAATCCAATGACAATAAAATAGCAAAAAGTACCAAATTTCTATATCTCATCAAACTGTGTTATCAATGAATACCACGgagaggaaaattaaaattaaattaaatatttttctttttgaattgttttatttattttttattgaatattatatttacatttcagattttatccccttaccccattccttccaacacccaggaacctcctatcccatccccctcttcctgcttctatgaggatgtgccctgaaccacccccccccactcccaactccccaccctcgaattctccctgactcggtgttcagccttcatgggaccaaagatctcctcccccacctatgcccaacaaggccatcctcccctacatatacagaaggagtcatgggtccctccctatgtgctcccaggctggtgatttagaccctggggagctatggttggttggtattgttgttctcctcatgaggccaccaaccctttcagctccttcagtcttctctctaacttcgtcattgggaaacccttgatcagatcagtggttagctgtgagcatctacctctgagtatgtcagactctggcagacctcaaaggagacagatataaaataaaatattaaagacagctataaataaaatattaaagaaaataaaaatgtattgttaAAGAAATAGTGAGGAGTGGTAGAAATAAGTTGATTTTTCTATGAAAAGTTTAAATAAGAAAAGactatattaaattaaaatttgcaaAAAGACAAATTCCTCCAATGTCAGCACTTTTTAACATCATAAAGGGTTGACAGTTGCATTTTCTGTTCAAAACTGCATTCAGTTTATCAATTGTATCATTCTAAATGAGGCAATCATGTAACAACATGTAATAACATGTAAAACTGAGCTCTGACGAATCAGATACATGGGGTGTATTAAGCAATATAAATTGTCTTCCAAAGTAGTTTTACAAGcatgcaatcccaccagcaatggaggagtgttcctctttcctcacatctatgccatttctttaggtgcttctcagccatctgagtttcctcagttgagaattttttgtttagttctgtaccccattttttaataaggttatttggttaaCTGGAGTCTAACCAAATATAAGATTTGGGTATAAGATTGATTAAGATCTTTTCTCCATCTGTTGGTtgtcgttttgtcctattgacagtgtcctttgccttacagaagctttgcaattttatgaggtcccatttgtcaattcttgatcttagagcataagccattggtgttctgttcaggaactttccccctgtgcctaggtatttgagggtcttcccaccttctcttctattagtttcagtgtatctggttttatgtgaaggtcttttgtccacttggagttgagctttgtacaaggagatatgaatggatcgatttgcattcttctacatgctgacctttaGTTGAAccagctccatttgttgaaagtgttgtcctttatccactgggcaGTTTTATTACAGCTGTTAGTGAAGTATCTCTATGGAACTCCTGTGTTTATAAACTagtaggtctctgattcttgtgccgtCCTTTgcgtttcttttcttctgttggcTTGCCTTGTTCAAATTCAATATGATCGgttctgttttatcttattttatattattttgttatctTTTATTGCTATCTTCAGAAGCCATTGTTTtctgagagacagaaatgaagtAGATCAGGATTGGAGGAGAAGTGGCAGAAacggaaaggaaagaaaaagagcatccCCTTTGCCCACCTTGAACCGTAAAAGAAATCAAATTAGAACACTATCCTATTTCTCAAGCCAAAATGTTCTTGAGCATGTATAAGGAATAGATATCTTTATGGACAAGTTTCTGTACTGACAACATGGTGCTGAAGTAGTTATCTGAGTAAGTTGAAGCAGGCTGACAGTGGACATCACAGAGAATTATGAGGTAGCATAAACTGGCTGATACTCAATGTCCTGAAGTCTCCTTGCGCATCCCAAGGTCACAAAGTGATGACGACACCTTCTGGTTCCAAGCTCTGGCTTGGAACATGTACGTCATCAGTGGGAGCCCGTGGGAATGGGCTCGAACCAGTAAGGGGTTGCTAGGATACATAGACCGGTACAAACAGAAAAAGTTGGGCGTTGGACTTGGACTTGAGTCCCACAGCTCAGCAGGTCAGCAGACAGCAACCAGGTCAATAGAGAGCAGCCAAGCAAGGCCAAGTCTTCCTGTGACATCTCGTTGTGAGGCCAGCATGCCCAGGAATTCGGGGAACAGTCTTCGAGGGTCCTCATCTCGCCATCGTCGCTCCCGCACCTCCAGAGCCCAGCTGATCTTTGCCGTGAGCCTGGTGGAACACCATCTTAGGGAGGGCGGCCATGCCCGGAGGCTGAGTGAAACAGTGCCCATCTTCTTGGCAGCAATCCTGGAGTTCCTCACCCGCAGGCTGCTGGAGCTGGCAGGCAATGAGGCCCAACGCAGAGGTGTTCAGAGGCGCATCACTCCGGAGCTGCTGGATGTGGCAGTCTACAGCAATACTCTGCTCAGCGAATTCTTTCAGTTCGTCACCATCTCCCGGGTGGCCCCGGCTCATGACTAGCTACtagctcctgctgctgcctggatCTGCTTTGCTGACCTGCCCATCAGCTAGTCTATTCTAAATCCTTTCATCCTGCCCAACTTTTCCTACAAACAGCCCTAAATGGCTGAacagttcccttcctcccttctcccaattGTATTCTTattcaataaagctttatttgaaaaaaaaaaaaaactgttttcataTTTGATTGTGTGTCAGGCAGCGTCTTACTTACCTAATTTCTTCTCATCCTTGCTAGGATATATAATGGGGATTTCTATATACTgggtcatccagccttcacaggaccaagtacttcctcttccacctatgcccaacaaggccttcctcccctatatatacagctggagccatgggccccttccTATATGCTCCTAGGCTAGTGGGTTAGGCCCTGGCAGTTCttgttggctggtattgttgctctccccatggggccacaaattccttctgctccttcagtcttctctctaacttctccattgggaaccccatggtcagtacaatggttatctgtgagcatccacctctaaatatgtcaCATTCTGGCAGAcagctaaggagacagctatatccggcttttgtcagcatgcacttcctgacatccatatcagcatctacctttggtgacagcacatgggatggatacccaggtggaatggtttccagacagcctctccttcagtttctgtcccacactttgtctccatatttgctcccttgagtattttgttactcattctaagaaggaataaaacatacacacttggtcttcattcttcatgaatttcatgtggtctgtgagttaaatcttgggtattttaagcttctgggctaatatccaattatcagtgagtgaatacgaTGTGTGTTGTTTTTGATTGGGTTAcgtcactgaggatgatattttctagttccatccatttacctaagaatttcttgaattcattgtttttaatagctgagtaatattccattgtgtaaatgtaccacattttctgtatcctttcctctgttgaaggacatctaggttctttccagcttctggctattataaataaggctgctatgaacatagtggagcatatgcccttgttatattttggaacatcttctgggtatatgcccaggagtggtatagctgggtcctcaggtaatgctatgtccaattttctgaggaaccaccagactgatttccagagtggttgtaccagcttgcaatcccagaaacaatggaggagtgttcttctttctccacattgttgccagcatctactaccccctgagttttttatcttagccactctgacttgtgtgaggtggaatctcagggttgttttgatttgcatttccctgatgacttaggatgttgaacatttctttaggtgcttctcagccattcaagattcctcagttgagaattctttgtttaggtcaTACCCCATAtttcaatagggttatttagttctctggagtctaacttggattctttttatattttgaaaattagccctctatcagctATAGGATGGAAAAggtcttttcctaatctgtagatTGTGTCATTTTGTTCCATTGAcagtcctttgctttacagaagcttttcaattttatgaggtcccatttgtcaaattGTTGATATTAGAGCCTGAGCTATTGCTGTTTTGTTCGGAAAATTTTCTCTTGTGCTGATGTATTTCTTCTGCACTCTTttcaattttctctttcattaaattcagtgtatctggttttatgtggaggaccttgatccacttggacttttttggagttttgtacaaggagataagaatggatcaactttcattcttctacaagcCAACCATGAGTTGAGCCCACACCATTTATTAAAAGTGCTGTCTTTTATCTACTGGATGGGCTTGGCTTCATTGTTAAAAGTCAAGTGACCATACGTATGTgtctttatttctgggtcttcaattctattccattgatttacctggctgtctctgtaccaataacaatggggatgacattagccaaaatatccaacaatggggagatagaacctgtagagactaccTCTTGTAGGTAGGCACTGCTACTGGTTAAGTAATGGGGATAAACACCCACCTCAAAATTTTtcacccagaattgttcctgtctaaaggaaatgcagagacaaaaaatggagcagagactgaagaaaaggccatccagagactgccctacctaggagtccattccatctgcagataccaaacttgatactattgctgatgccaagaaatacttgttgacaggaacctgatatggcTGTCCCATGAGAGTTTCTGCTAGTACCTGACCAATAAAGATACAGATATTCTCAACCAACAAATGGACTGAGCCCAgaaaccccaatggaagagctaggggaaggattaaaggagctgaaggggattgcaactcaataagaagaacaatatcaactaactggaccacccaaagctcccagagactaaaccaccaactaaagagtatacaTAGAAGGATCCATGTATCCAtgctacatatatagcaaaggacagccttatctgacatcaatgggaggggaggcccttggtcctctagAGGCTTGATGCCCAAGCATAGGGGAATGTTAGAGTGGTGAATTGGGATTGGGTGATTGGATGGAGTAACATCCTCATAGAGGTAAAGAGGAGGGGTTTAGAGTGGGGATTTTCAGAGTAGAAACAGGGaagggaatatcatttgaaatgtaagtgaataaaattaatgatgatgatgatgataatgataaagaGAAATTAGCTAAAAGGTAAAATGAAGGTAGATTCAGGGAAAACTAGGTATTCCCTGGGTCCATAAGAAGAAGCCTAGTTCCAAGatgatggaggcaggctgggaaTTAGTTTGGGAGGAGGAATTCAGAAGGGTAGGCAGTGCCAGGTCTAAGAGTAAGGCTAGAAAGATCAGAATggagagaaagataaatattgcCTAATTTGAATCCCAGCCTAGTGTGGTAGTTGTGACTTTCTGTAAGGGAGTGAATATGTAGGTTAGTGGAGAATCACAATGAAATGGAAATGTGCAGAAAGGATTGGCTGAACaaggtgagggtgggggagaacAAGGTAAACCACGTACTTTGGGTCTTTATCAAGATGCTGAGTCATAGGAGTATAGAGTTTGGATAGAAGAGACTCAAGCAGGAGGCACCAAGTCTAGAGAGACTAGACTCGTGTCtccactttaaaaaaacatatacacacataaaaagattTAGAGCTAGGACCACTGAcaaaagaaagagcaagagacaTTTGTCTATTTTGTTCTGGGTTActgtattaaaaatgtttttgttttaagtctttttatattttgagattgtattataattatatcatttctctatTCCCTTTCTGTGTTGGTTAAGATACTCTCTTACCAGTAatctcaggcaagaatctaaatattaggccagaacaaagaagtaatttcaaacaggaatctaaattttaggctagaacaaggaagtagccttcagacataaaaatgaactTGGGCTAGGAttgggaagtaggctcagatactttacTCATCCTGTTatgcctttagaaacagtgatcatgggagtgttcatgtaactgggtttaatgccttcctttttaattttttttttactgtttgtgtttattgtattgcttgttcctcaactatttgcatttattgtattgctagaccctcaacctagaactgaccttaatacatatgtaatcaaaatggtacaaaagaataaaggaagaggGATTATAGGTTGGGgattctaaggaggggaaatggagaaaggggatgacatctgtattgtaaataaataaaatgtccaataaaaaaagatactCTCTTACCTAAAATCCCTCCCATATAGCCTTCcttgttatttttctaattaatggcctctttttcattaattattgttatatgcataaatatatgcatgtgtgtttctctctctctctctctctctctctctctctctctctctctctctctgtgtgtgtgtgtgtgtgtgtgtgtgtgtgtgtgtgtgtgtgtgtgtgtaaaattctgaataaaatttGCTGGGTCTGTGTAATATTACCTGTGTGTAAATTTTTAGGGATAACCATTTGGTATTTGCTATTCAGGATATATAAAACAAGTCCTGCTTCTAAGGGTCaaagaacattgcagaagaagggacagaaatTCTGTAAGAGCCAGAGTGTCAGAGAATTTACTGTACTCTCACTTTTGATACAGTCTATATACTACCTGCCATTTCTTTGTTTGAAATACCTGTCCAACTATGCATCTTAACCTGGACCTGATCAGCTATTTTCTGCATATGAGTAATTTCTTGCTCCTGATAATTTTTTTGCTTCAGACTTGGTTCACTTTCTTCATCTTGAAATTTTATTCTGCCACTATATTCTCAAACTGACTGTAGCCACTCCACTAGAAGTTTTCATCATGAACTCCCTCAACCTTGGTCTGACTCATTAGCTTTTTCAATGCAGACTTTTTTCCTCATGAAACTTCTAAAGTCAAGACCACAGGAGCAGATCAGACACAGGATAGCCAAGCAGCAGCACAGTGGAGAGGGAGACTTTGgagaaagagcaaaaaaaaaaaaaccccaaacttctGGGAATAGAGAATACTTAGAAAAAGTAatagagcaaagaaaaaaaatagtatgccTTTATGAGTAGTCAAAATCAAAAGCTGTGTGGCAGAGACCCTGTGGCCTGAGAAACTGGTATCCTGCACAGGGATTCTGGGCTAGAAAATTATAGTATCTCTTTAAAAAACTATTAATTAGGCCCATGCCTTTAGCATGGCTTAAAGTGATCTGGCATCCCTAGTGGTAGCCCTTTGGACACATGAAAAAGCACACCTGGCTGGAATGTTAGGTATCCAAAGGAGACTGTATTTCTTGATCAGAATCTCTCTTCTCTAATATTATGATTGAACTTCTTACTGATATTGGTTTCCTAGTCATGAATATCCCTTCTTACAActgtagaatttttttattttaaacttttcaatGGTAATTAATTTTGGTGTATTTTGAAGTCTTACATATTATACctatattcacatacatgaacAATTCTAAGGTAGTATAAAGGGATTTCAATTCTTAGAACAGAAAATTTAACtaggctgtgatggtttgtatatggttgGACCAAGGAATGTCaatattagaaggtgtagcccttTTGGAATAAGTAtggccttgtaggagtaggtgtgccactatgggtgtgggcttgaaactcctcatcctagctgcttggaggccagtcttccactagcaggcttcaaatgaagatgtagaactctcagctctgcctgcataatgcctgcctagatgctgcccttCTCCCATcaccctgctcccaccttgatgaagATGGagtgaacatctgaacctgtaagccagccccattaaattgtcctttataagacttgctttggtcatggtatctgtttacaaaataaaaccctaactaagacagaagttggtaccagggattgCAGTATTGCTGTAATAGGCCTGACCattcttttgtttggaagaatgtagatttggaaagcagtggaatgctttaagttgagtttaatgggctatcctagtagaaatatggaagactGTTTGCTAAATATGGTTTGAAATGTGTAGACCgagcccaagaggtttcagtgaagAAGACTTTCAGAATGTGGCCAAGAGATAGTTTTGTGGTATATTGATGAAGAATGTGGCTgatttttgcccttgtctgaagaatatacctgaggctaaggtaaagagatttatatacaTTACATTGACAAAGAAAGTCTTGAAAAAGCTCAGTAGAGACATTGTTCTCTGattaagtctcatgaagaacattttgaacaagtgtagcaagcatagaaatgaaaaatataaaatatatgatttgtGTATGAAAGGGGCACCAGTAAGTGATATGGAGCCAAATCCTGTGTTCCAGGAGATGGCATATTAAGGGGGTTGGACTTTGATGCAAGATCCTACCaagctaaatttagatccaggcatggaaGTACAAGTCTTTAGTTCCAGGTGGCaaaggcaagcaaatctctgagttcaaggccagcctagagcAAGTTCTagtgcttaggagacaggcatgcagatttctgagttcaaagtcagtctataGAGCAAGTGCCAGGACAGCTAAACTTAGGCcatgaaggagttggaaaacagaaagctggtgataatataatagaacaagggggccaaCTTCCAGCCACAGCAAGCAGCAGAGCTCAGGAGCTATGGCAATAcagctctggctttagagtctagAATAGAAGGGACTAGTGGGACAATTGAtgttggttagctggagctaagaaattagtggtcattaagaagaaaccagcatcactgaggtgaaatcttctgggaagttttCTGAGAATACAAaggagctgtgttccagagatagcaaAAGTTGTAACTCTTGCAGCAGTCGTACTTGGTAATgtttaagagtcacccaggttttgaaggcatgaaggtgCCATAAAGAACAGCTAATGCTtgtcactgtgagaggccatgtaAGGACATTCATGAAAGTGCTGCCACTGTTGCAATTGATAGCCCAGGATTGAAGGGGTTATGCAagggagttgaggcttggcaccatgaagagagcctatgagaggttaTTGGTGAAGCCTGTTTGCAATGGAAGACCCCAATGTATTGGAGACACCAGTACCTTG contains:
- the LOC117695014 gene encoding histone H2A-Bbd type 2/3-like, whose translation is MYVISGSPWEWARTSKGLLGYIDRYKQKKLGVGLGLESHSSAGQQTATRSIESSQARPSLPVTSRCEASMPRNSGNSLRGSSSRHRRSRTSRAQLIFAVSLVEHHLREGGHARRLSETVPIFLAAILEFLTRRLLELAGNEAQRRGVQRRITPELLDVAVYSNTLLSEFFQFVTISRVAPAHD